The segment GGTGATCGAACAGATGTGCCGCGACCTCCACGTACCGGTCGACGTGCGGCGCGCGCCCACGGTGCGGGAGGCCGACGGGCTGGCCTTGTCGTCGAGAAATCGCTACCTCGACGCGCGGCTCCGGGTCCAGGCGGTGACGCTGTCGCGCGGGCTCGACGCGGCGCGCGCCCTGCTCGATCGCGGCGAGCGCTCGGCGGCGCGGCTCAAGCGCGCGGTACGTGCGGCGTGGCGTGACGCACGCGACGTGCACGAGGACTACGTGGCGGTGGTCGACGCCGCGACGCTTCAACCGGTGAGCCGGGTCAAGGGCCGGGTGCTGGTGGCGGTGGCGGCCCGGGTGGGTCCGGCGCGACTGATCGACAATTTCGAATGGAGTGCGCGATGAGCGAGTTCCGGCATCCGGAAGCCGCGGCGCTGGTGCTGGCGGCGGGGCAGGGCACGCGCATGAAGAGCGATCTCGCCAAGGTGCTCCATCCCATGGCCGGCCGGCCGCTGCTCGGCTACGTGCTCGAGGCGCTCGAGCGGCTGGGCGTGGCCCGTACGCTGGTGGTGATCGGGCACCAGCGCGAACGCGTGCGCGCGACGTTCGCGGACGCAAGGGTCGATTGGGTGGTGCAGGCCGATCAGCGCGGCACCGGGCACGCCGTGCTGATGGCCGAGCCCGCCCTGCGCGAGTTCCGCGGCACGCTGCTGGTGGTGTGCGGCGACACGCCGCTGCTGCGCGCCGAAACGCTCGACGCCCTGCTGGTTGCGCACGAGCGGAGCGGCGCGGCGGTCACCGTGCTCTCGATGCGGCTGCCCGATCCGACCGGCTACGGCCGGATCGTGCGGGCCGGTGGCGACCGGATCGCGGCGATCGTGGAGCACCGCGACGCGACTCCCGAGCAGCGCGCGATCGACGAGGTCAATTCCGGCGTCTACGCGTTTGACTATCCGGCGCTGGCGCACGTGCTCGCGCAC is part of the Candidatus Sulfotelmatobacter sp. genome and harbors:
- a CDS encoding NTP transferase domain-containing protein; its protein translation is MSEFRHPEAAALVLAAGQGTRMKSDLAKVLHPMAGRPLLGYVLEALERLGVARTLVVIGHQRERVRATFADARVDWVVQADQRGTGHAVLMAEPALREFRGTLLVVCGDTPLLRAETLDALLVAHERSGAAVTVLSMRLPDPTGYGRIVRAGGDRIAAIVEHRDATPEQRAIDEVNSGVYAFDYPALAHVLAHLTAHNAQGEYYLTDTVSLLRDAGQATAVQCADDYRELLGINTAAQLAEAETLYREMSSRERRRA